The Macaca thibetana thibetana isolate TM-01 chromosome 11, ASM2454274v1, whole genome shotgun sequence genome window below encodes:
- the AQP2 gene encoding aquaporin-2 isoform X2, with the protein MWELRSIAFSRAVFAEFLATLLFVFFGLGSALNWPQALPSVLQIAMAFGLGIGTLVQALGHISGAHINPAVTVACLVGCHVSFLRATFYVAAQLLGAVAGAALLHEITPADIRGDLAVNALSNSTTAGQAVTVELFLTLQLVLCIFASTDERRGENPGTPALSIGFSVALGHLLGIHYTGCSMNPARSLAPAVVTGKFDDHWVFWIGPLVGAILGSLLYNYVLFPPAKSLSERLAVLKGLEPDTDWEEREVRRRQSVELHSPQSLPRGTKA; encoded by the exons ATGTGGGAGCTCCGCTCCATAGCCTTCTCCAGGGCTGTGTTTGCAGAGTTCCTGGCCACACTCCTCTTCGTCTTCTTTGGCCTCGGCTCGGCCCTCAACTGGCCACAGGCCCTGCCCTCTGTGCTACAGATCGCCATGGCATTTGGCTTGGGTATTGGCACCCTGGTACAGGCTCTGGGCCACATAAGCGGGGCCCACATCAATCCAGCCGTGACTGTGGCCTGCCTGGTGGGCTGCCATGTCTCCTTTCTCCGAGCCACCTTCTACGTGGCTGCCCAGCTGCTGGGGGCTGTGGCCGGAGCCGCTCTGCTCCATGAGATCACGCCAGCAGACATCCGCGGGGACCTGGCTGTCAATGCT CTCAGCAACAGCACGACAGCTGGCCAGGCGGTGACTGTGGAGCTCTTCCTGACGCTGCAGCTGGTGCTCTGCATCTTTGCCTCCACCGATGAGCGCCGTGGAGAGAACCCGGGCACCCCTGCTCTCTCCATAGGCTTCTCCGTGGCCCTGGGCCACCTCCTGGGG ATCCACTACACCGGCTGCTCTATGAATCCCGCCCGCTCCCTGGCTCCAGCTGTCGTCACTGGCAAATTTGATGACCACTGG GTCTTCTGGATCGGACCCCTGGTGGGCGCCATCCTGGGCTCCCTCCTCTACAACTACGTGCTGTTCCCGCCAGCCAAGAGCCTGTCGGAGCGCCTGGCAGTGCTGAAGGGCCTGGAGCCGGACACCGACTGGGAGGAGCGCGAGGTGCGGCGGCGGCAGTCGGTGGAGCTGCACTCGCCGCAGAGCCTCCCACGGGGCACCAAGGCCTGA
- the AQP2 gene encoding aquaporin-2 isoform X1 has product MWELRSIAFSRAVFAEFLATLLFVFFGLGSALNWPQALPSVLQIAMAFGLGIGTLVQALGHISGAHINPAVTVACLVGCHVSFLRATFYVAAQLLGAVAGAALLHEITPADIRGDLAVNALSNSTTAGQAVTVELFLTLQLVLCIFASTDERRGENPGTPALSIGFSVALGHLLGVGHGHRFQPPWRNRHTDHSRDRHRDPKRDTYTELSRGTDTPEIHYTGCSMNPARSLAPAVVTGKFDDHWVFWIGPLVGAILGSLLYNYVLFPPAKSLSERLAVLKGLEPDTDWEEREVRRRQSVELHSPQSLPRGTKA; this is encoded by the exons ATGTGGGAGCTCCGCTCCATAGCCTTCTCCAGGGCTGTGTTTGCAGAGTTCCTGGCCACACTCCTCTTCGTCTTCTTTGGCCTCGGCTCGGCCCTCAACTGGCCACAGGCCCTGCCCTCTGTGCTACAGATCGCCATGGCATTTGGCTTGGGTATTGGCACCCTGGTACAGGCTCTGGGCCACATAAGCGGGGCCCACATCAATCCAGCCGTGACTGTGGCCTGCCTGGTGGGCTGCCATGTCTCCTTTCTCCGAGCCACCTTCTACGTGGCTGCCCAGCTGCTGGGGGCTGTGGCCGGAGCCGCTCTGCTCCATGAGATCACGCCAGCAGACATCCGCGGGGACCTGGCTGTCAATGCT CTCAGCAACAGCACGACAGCTGGCCAGGCGGTGACTGTGGAGCTCTTCCTGACGCTGCAGCTGGTGCTCTGCATCTTTGCCTCCACCGATGAGCGCCGTGGAGAGAACCCGGGCACCCCTGCTCTCTCCATAGGCTTCTCCGTGGCCCTGGGCCACCTCCTGGGGGTAGGTCATGGCCATAGGTTCCAGCCTCCCTGGaggaacagacacacagaccactccagagacagacacagagaccccAAGAGGGACACATACACAGAACTCTCAAGAGGAACAGACACCCCAGAG ATCCACTACACCGGCTGCTCTATGAATCCCGCCCGCTCCCTGGCTCCAGCTGTCGTCACTGGCAAATTTGATGACCACTGG GTCTTCTGGATCGGACCCCTGGTGGGCGCCATCCTGGGCTCCCTCCTCTACAACTACGTGCTGTTCCCGCCAGCCAAGAGCCTGTCGGAGCGCCTGGCAGTGCTGAAGGGCCTGGAGCCGGACACCGACTGGGAGGAGCGCGAGGTGCGGCGGCGGCAGTCGGTGGAGCTGCACTCGCCGCAGAGCCTCCCACGGGGCACCAAGGCCTGA